CTCAAGGCCTGGAAGGGCGAAGCCGGCAACGTCGCGGCGGCGCAGAAAATTTTTTACCACCGCGCCAAGATGAACAGCGCCGCGCGCACCGGCAGCTACACCAAGAAGATGGAAGACGCGGCGTAGCCTGCACCCATTTAGCTCTCCAGCACATTCATTCCGTAAAACTCGCCGGTGCCAATGAGCTTTTTCTCTGGAGCTTGTGGCACCGGCTTGTCTTTGATATGGGAGTCCGGGCTAGTCGGACTACCATTCTATGAGAATTATCGATCCCCAAGCGTCGGGCCGGAGGTGGCTGGTATGGGCTACGGCAAGTGTCATCACGCTGTCGGCCATTTATGGCATATTGATCCTGCGCCATTGGTGCGATAACAGCCACCGTATCGTCACGTTAATGGGCGAGATCGAAGGGCAGGCCAACCGCTTGAGCGCCATCGAGTGGGAAGCGATGTCGCGCAAGAGTTTGACACAAGAGCTGAAGCATTCCCGTCAGCAAGTGAGTAGTCAACTCGTTCGTGACTTCAATGAATTGCGGCAGCATGTCGAGGACGAGAGCTTCTGGGAGATCCGGCGCGTCTACAGCGCATATGTCCAGGCCACTGACGAAGAGTTTCACTTGCTAGAGTCGGCGCGCTTTGCCGAAGCGCTCAAGGTCGACGACGACAAAGTCGACACCGCTTACGCCGAGCTCATCGATCTGATCAGCCGGGCGCGGCTGCGCTACACCGCCGCGGCGCGTTGGACGATGCTCGCCGTCGATATCGGCTCGTCATTGTTGTTAGTCTTGGCGGCGATTTCCATCGGCGTGTTGTTCAGCCGTTATGAACGGCTCCAGCGCGGCCGGCAGGTGCTCTTGGCGGAGCAAAAGGCGCTGCGCCGCAGCGAGCAGCGTTTTCGTTCGCTGGTGCACAACACCTCGGACATCATCGCGGTTCTCGACCCGCTGCCGCCGACGATTACCTTCGTCAGC
The sequence above is drawn from the Deltaproteobacteria bacterium genome and encodes:
- a CDS encoding PAS domain S-box protein, with product MRIIDPQASGRRWLVWATASVITLSAIYGILILRHWCDNSHRIVTLMGEIEGQANRLSAIEWEAMSRKSLTQELKHSRQQVSSQLVRDFNELRQHVEDESFWEIRRVYSAYVQATDEEFHLLESARFAEALKVDDDKVDTAYAELIDLISRARLRYTAAARWTMLAVDIGSSLLLVLAAISIGVLFSRYERLQRGRQVLLAEQKALRRSEQRFRSLVHNTSDIIAVLDPLPPTITFVSDSIRRILGHRPEDLIGSDIFTYVHPNDAAVMQRFIASCAYNVGATYVAEVRIRHHNGDWSVVEAFGDNRMNDSAVRGIVVNFRDVSERKRIEEDPDQQQIELELSERKLH